In Dromaius novaehollandiae isolate bDroNov1 chromosome 16, bDroNov1.hap1, whole genome shotgun sequence, one genomic interval encodes:
- the LOC112987252 gene encoding uncharacterized protein LOC112987252, with protein MLKVLGFVLCGLLMSLQSSNAESTIISQEAYEKACEDSTNSLFESEMSKFTFPELKVDSITIKGLYIMNVTILPIKAKCIPGAGVKVYFSTLLSIFGTCGNVLVPGVVTVTVRLNCSALVLLEGYSPDNSSVGVRDYTCDASLIDVEISLSNVDLSVEATLRNNILFELKNKTPKILSSCFSIGHRKLLHRINSVIAFETGKIIYVPKPPKVHNYSIEIPLQTQYETSDGKRIPIPSLPASPEVMLAANGTTETIGENTFTTILSRIVFEKPKTIPCTPETFPETRALEAALNDTVVSKCPACSSSPFSLVVIVEVVTPLKVHLDVNLCTMNISLNLEIMSKKGNESLLVLALLEAKLDLAATLHVTEGEVQFSVALDSLALSLVSSVNGTADVKLLQKPLRAFVQEVIINEINSYLKIGKIPILRIPGLTYTAVDCRAAQRCIVCHNYHKKKKN; from the exons ATGCTAAAGGTGTTAGGCTTTGTCCTGTGTGGTctgctgatgtcattgcaaagtTCAAATGCAGAAagcaccatcatctctcaagaaGCATATGAGAAGG CCTGTGAAGATTCAACAAATAGCCTTTTTGAGTCTGAAATGAGCAAATTCACGTTCCCAGAATTAAAAGTGGATTCAATAACTATCAAAGG GCTGTACATCATGAATGTTACAATTCTTCCAATAAAGGCCAAGTGCATCCCTGGAGCTGGGGTCAAGGTGTACTTTTCCACTCTTCTGAGTATCTTTGGTACTTG TGGAAATGTCCTTGTGCCTGGCGTGGTCACTGTCACTGTGAGGTTAAACTGCAGCGCACTGGTTCTGCTGGAAGGCTACTCGCCAGACAACAGCTCTGTTGGTGTCAGGGACTACACATGTGACGCGAGTCTGATAGATGTCGAAATAAGCTTGAG CAATGTTGACTTAAGCGTGGAAGCAACGTTGAGAAACAACATCCTGTTTGAGTTAAAAAACAAG ACACCTAAAATACTTTCAAGTTGCTTTTCCATTGGGCACAGGAAGCTGCTGCATCGTATAAATT CTGTAATTGCATTTGAGACAGGGAAAATCATATATGTGCCCAAGCCCCCCAAAGTACATAACTACTCCATTGAAATACCTCTGCAG ACTCAATATGAGACCAGTGATGGGAAGAGAATTCCCATTCCATCTCTGCCAGCCAGCCCTGAGGTGATGCTGGCAGCAAATGGCACAACTGAAACCATTGGGGAGAATACGTTTACCACTATCCTCTCCCGCATAGTCTTTGAGAAACCCAAGACCATCCCTTGCACCCCTGAAACA TTCCCAGAGACTCGTGCTCTTGAGGCGGCCCTCAACGATACAGTTGTGTCTAAG TGCCCGGCGTGCTCATCGTCCCCTTTCTCGCTCGTCGTCATTGTTGAAGTGGTCACGCCTTTGAAGGTCCATCTGGATGTGAACTTGTGCACCATGAATATTTCTCTTAACCTGGAGATAATGagtaaaaaaggaaatgagagcTTGCTGGTTCTTGCTCTCCTGGAGGCT AAACTCGATTTGGCAGCCACTCTTCACGTCACTGAAGGGGAAGTGCAGTTCAGCGTGGCCCTTGACAG CCTGGCTCTCTCGCTGGTTTCCTCAGTCAACGGCACCGCGGAT GTTAAACTACTTCAGAAACCCTTGAGAGCTTTTGTTCAAGAAGTTATAATAAATGAAATCAATT CGTATCTCAAAATTGGAAAAATCCCAATACTTAGGATCCCAGGACTGACGTACACAGCTGTCGACTGCCGCGCTGCACAG CGCTGTATTGTGTGCCATAACtaccacaagaaaaagaaaaactga